In Streptomyces violaceusniger Tu 4113, one DNA window encodes the following:
- the pulA gene encoding pullulanase-type alpha-1,6-glucosidase → MKPPRATLFRTAAALAALALGAAAVPAVSQTARAATPATEAQAPAEAQAPAEAQWIDRATVVWQAEHTAGTVEELSYADGGTLRLTPAVLTDAQKAAYPHLAGRPAYRLDPGDRDKAATALRGPLAAVQRAADDHDHVLHRTGVQIPGVLDDLYADRARSARLGPVFHGARPTLSVWAPTARSVSLDLDGRTVAMRRDPASGVWSVTGGPDWRDKPYRYRVRVWAPSVGETVTNEVTDPYATALTADSARSLLTDLADPRLAPAGWASLKKPAAVPLRDARIQELQIRDFSIADRTSAHPGQYLAFTDRDSDGMRHLGRLARSGTSYVHLLPAFDFGTVPERRSDQARPGCEPAALPADSDRQQKCVAETAAKDGFNWGYDPLHYTVPEGSYASDPDGPARTREFRQMVQGLAHAGLRTVMDVVYNHTVAAGQDEKSVLDRIVPGYYQRLLDDGSVATSTCCPGTAPEHAMMGKLVVDSIVTWARQYKVDGFRFDLMGHHPKANILAVRKALDALTPAKDGVDGKSIILYGEGWNFGEVADDARFVQATQRNMAGTGIATFSDRARDAVRGGGPFDEDPRVQGFASGLFTDPNGSPANGSPDEQRARLLHAQDLIKVGLSGNLADYAFTDTGGRRVKGSEVDYNGSPAGYAAAPGDALAYADAHDNETLYDALAYKLPAATPAADRARAQVLALATATLSQGPALSQAGTDLLRSKSLDRNSFDSGDWFNAIHWDCASGNGFGRGLPPAADNEPKWPYAKPLLTNAAARPGCREITGASAAYRDLLRIRTTEAAFSQGTAEGVQKALSFPLSGAGETPGVITMRLGGLVVVFNATPSRQSQTVPALAGSPYALHPIQAHGADATVRTSRYERATGTFTVPGRTVAVYTAGG, encoded by the coding sequence GTGAAACCCCCGAGAGCCACCCTCTTTCGCACCGCCGCCGCGCTCGCCGCCCTGGCCCTGGGCGCGGCGGCCGTGCCCGCCGTATCGCAGACCGCCCGGGCCGCGACGCCCGCCACCGAGGCGCAGGCGCCCGCCGAGGCGCAGGCGCCCGCCGAGGCGCAGTGGATCGACCGCGCCACCGTCGTCTGGCAGGCCGAGCACACCGCCGGGACCGTCGAGGAGCTGAGCTACGCCGACGGTGGCACCCTGCGGCTGACCCCGGCCGTCCTGACCGACGCCCAGAAGGCCGCCTACCCCCATCTGGCCGGGCGCCCCGCCTATCGCCTCGACCCGGGCGACCGCGACAAAGCCGCCACCGCGCTGCGCGGCCCCCTCGCCGCCGTTCAGCGCGCGGCCGACGACCACGACCACGTACTGCACCGTACCGGGGTGCAGATCCCCGGCGTCCTGGACGACCTCTACGCGGACCGGGCGCGCTCGGCCCGCCTCGGCCCGGTCTTCCACGGGGCCCGCCCCACCCTCTCGGTGTGGGCGCCGACCGCCCGGAGCGTGTCGCTCGACCTCGACGGGCGCACCGTCGCCATGCGGCGGGACCCCGCCAGCGGGGTGTGGAGCGTGACCGGCGGCCCCGACTGGCGGGACAAGCCCTACCGCTACCGGGTCCGGGTCTGGGCGCCGAGCGTCGGGGAGACCGTCACCAACGAGGTCACCGACCCCTATGCGACCGCCCTGACCGCCGACTCCGCCCGCAGCCTGCTCACCGACCTGGCCGATCCCCGGCTCGCCCCCGCCGGCTGGGCGTCGCTGAAGAAGCCCGCGGCCGTCCCGCTGCGCGACGCCCGTATCCAGGAGCTGCAGATCCGCGACTTCTCCATCGCGGACCGCACCAGCGCCCACCCCGGCCAGTACCTCGCCTTCACCGACCGCGACTCGGACGGGATGCGGCACCTCGGGCGGCTGGCCCGGTCCGGCACCTCGTACGTCCACCTGCTGCCCGCCTTCGACTTCGGCACCGTCCCGGAGCGGCGGTCCGACCAGGCCCGGCCCGGCTGCGAGCCGGCCGCCCTGCCCGCCGACTCCGACCGGCAGCAGAAGTGCGTGGCCGAGACGGCCGCGAAGGACGGCTTCAACTGGGGCTACGACCCGCTGCACTACACCGTGCCGGAGGGCTCTTACGCGAGCGACCCGGACGGTCCGGCCCGCACCCGCGAGTTCCGGCAGATGGTGCAGGGCCTGGCCCACGCCGGGCTGCGCACCGTCATGGACGTGGTCTACAACCACACCGTGGCCGCCGGACAGGACGAGAAGTCGGTGCTCGACCGGATCGTGCCCGGCTACTACCAGCGGCTGCTGGACGACGGCAGCGTGGCCACCTCCACCTGCTGCCCCGGCACCGCGCCCGAGCACGCGATGATGGGCAAGCTGGTAGTGGACTCGATCGTCACCTGGGCCAGGCAGTACAAGGTCGACGGCTTCCGCTTCGACCTCATGGGCCACCACCCCAAGGCCAACATCCTGGCCGTACGCAAGGCCCTCGACGCCCTCACTCCCGCCAAGGACGGGGTGGACGGCAAGTCGATCATCCTCTACGGCGAGGGCTGGAACTTCGGCGAAGTGGCCGACGACGCCCGCTTCGTCCAGGCCACCCAGCGCAATATGGCCGGCACCGGCATCGCCACCTTCAGCGACCGGGCGCGGGACGCGGTGCGCGGCGGCGGGCCGTTCGACGAGGACCCCCGCGTCCAGGGCTTCGCCTCAGGGCTCTTCACCGACCCCAACGGGTCGCCCGCCAACGGGAGCCCGGACGAGCAGCGGGCCCGGCTGCTGCACGCCCAGGACCTGATCAAGGTCGGGCTCTCCGGCAACCTCGCCGACTACGCCTTCACCGACACCGGCGGACGCCGGGTCAAGGGCTCCGAAGTCGACTACAACGGCTCCCCGGCCGGTTACGCCGCCGCCCCCGGCGACGCGCTCGCCTACGCCGACGCCCATGACAACGAGACCCTCTACGACGCGCTCGCCTACAAGCTGCCCGCCGCCACCCCGGCCGCCGACCGGGCCCGGGCGCAGGTGCTGGCCCTGGCCACCGCGACCCTCTCCCAGGGCCCGGCGCTCAGCCAGGCCGGCACCGACCTGCTGCGCTCGAAGTCCCTGGACCGCAACTCCTTCGACAGCGGCGACTGGTTCAACGCCATCCACTGGGATTGCGCATCCGGCAACGGCTTCGGCCGGGGACTGCCCCCGGCGGCGGACAACGAGCCCAAGTGGCCGTACGCCAAGCCCCTGTTGACCAATGCGGCCGCGCGGCCCGGCTGCCGCGAGATCACGGGCGCCTCGGCGGCCTACCGGGACCTGCTGCGGATCCGCACCACGGAGGCGGCGTTCAGCCAGGGCACGGCGGAGGGGGTGCAGAAGGCACTGTCCTTCCCGCTGTCCGGGGCCGGGGAGACGCCGGGCGTCATCACCATGCGACTCGGCGGGTTGGTCGTGGTCTTCAACGCCACCCCGTCCCGCCAGTCGCAGACCGTCCCCGCCCTCGCCGGGAGCCCGTACGCCCTCCACCCGATCCAGGCGCATGGCGCCGACGCGACGGTGAGGACGTCCCGGTACGAGCGTGCGACCGGCACCTTCACGGTCCCCGGCCGTACGGTGGCCGTCTACACGGCCGGGGGCTAG
- a CDS encoding putative quinol monooxygenase, producing MIFITAKFRVLPEHADRWPEIAGDFTRDTRAEAGCLWFDWSRSVEDPDEYILIEAFRDEEAGAAHVNSPHFKAAQRILPPHLAATPRIVNMNVPQEDWSLLGEMAVEDRD from the coding sequence ATGATCTTCATCACCGCGAAGTTCCGTGTTCTGCCCGAGCATGCGGACCGGTGGCCCGAGATCGCCGGCGATTTCACCCGGGACACCCGCGCCGAGGCGGGCTGTCTGTGGTTCGACTGGTCCCGCAGTGTCGAGGACCCGGACGAGTACATCCTGATCGAGGCGTTCCGTGACGAGGAGGCCGGTGCGGCCCACGTCAACTCGCCGCACTTCAAGGCCGCGCAGCGGATCCTGCCGCCGCATCTCGCCGCGACCCCGCGGATCGTCAACATGAATGTCCCGCAGGAGGACTGGTCCCTCCTCGGGGAAATGGCCGTCGAGGACCGCGACTGA
- a CDS encoding LacI family DNA-binding transcriptional regulator, which yields MTSPPAAGPRLADIAAQAKVSEATVSRVLNGKAGVADTTRQRVLAALDVLGYERPVRLRRRSAGLVGLVIPELTNPVFPAFAQIIEQVLAGHGYTPILCTQMPGGATEDELVEQLEERDVAGIVFMSGLHADTTADPARYARLAGRKVPFVLINGYNEHIQATFVSPDDRAAARMAVRHLSALGHHRIGLAVGPARYVPAQRKVEGFLAASTELLGRSPGEAGELVRHTLFSVEGGQVAAATLLDRGCTGIVCGSDLMALGVIREAARRGLRVPHQVSVVGFDDSPLIAFTDPPLTTVRQPVQSMATAAVGALLEEMAGNPVQHTEFVFQPDLVVRGSTAQAPPTVQDPVPLRPPGTCPPGTWMP from the coding sequence GTGACGAGCCCACCCGCGGCGGGGCCGCGGCTCGCCGATATCGCCGCACAGGCCAAGGTCAGCGAGGCCACCGTCAGCCGGGTGCTCAACGGCAAGGCGGGGGTGGCGGACACCACCCGGCAGCGGGTGCTCGCCGCCCTCGACGTCCTCGGCTACGAACGGCCGGTGCGGCTGCGGCGGCGCAGCGCCGGGCTGGTCGGCCTGGTGATCCCGGAGCTGACCAACCCGGTCTTCCCCGCCTTCGCGCAGATCATCGAGCAGGTACTGGCCGGCCACGGCTACACCCCGATCCTGTGCACCCAGATGCCCGGCGGCGCCACCGAGGACGAACTGGTGGAGCAGTTGGAGGAGCGCGATGTGGCCGGCATCGTCTTCATGTCCGGACTGCACGCCGACACCACGGCCGACCCCGCCCGCTACGCCCGGCTGGCCGGCCGCAAGGTGCCGTTCGTGCTGATCAACGGCTACAACGAGCACATCCAGGCCACCTTCGTCTCACCCGATGACCGGGCGGCGGCGCGGATGGCCGTCCGCCATCTGTCCGCGCTCGGCCACCACCGGATCGGCCTCGCGGTGGGGCCCGCCCGCTACGTCCCGGCGCAGCGCAAGGTCGAGGGGTTCCTCGCGGCCAGCACCGAGCTGCTCGGCCGATCGCCCGGCGAGGCGGGGGAGTTGGTGCGGCATACGCTCTTCAGCGTCGAGGGCGGGCAGGTGGCGGCGGCCACCCTGCTGGACCGGGGCTGTACGGGCATCGTGTGCGGCAGCGATCTGATGGCGCTCGGGGTGATCCGGGAGGCGGCCCGGCGCGGGCTGCGGGTGCCGCACCAGGTGTCGGTGGTCGGCTTCGACGACTCCCCGCTGATCGCCTTCACCGATCCGCCGCTGACCACCGTCCGGCAGCCGGTGCAGTCGATGGCGACGGCGGCGGTGGGGGCGCTGCTGGAGGAGATGGCCGGAAACCCGGTGCAGCACACGGAGTTCGTCTTCCAGCCGGACCTGGTCGTCCGCGGCTCCACCGCTCAGGCGCCGCCTACCGTTCAGGACCCGGTACCTCTCCGCCCGCCCGGCACCTGCCCGCCCGGCACCTGGATGCCGTAG
- a CDS encoding sugar ABC transporter permease — protein sequence MRDQRRGPLASVGLHTTLVIASAVAVFPPLWLVVTSFKPKSEAFSTDVVKNPTLRNYQHVLGDTEFLTWFGNSLFIVVITTILGVFIAATTGYAVSRFRFPGMRPLMWLLLITQMFPVAILIVPLYNIMSTLGWLNQPISLIVTYLTVAVPFCAWMMKGFFDTIPVEIDESGRVDGLNPFGTFWRLVVPLAKPGLAVTAFYTFITAWAEVAYASAFMTGEDNLTLAAGLQTFVNQYTSDWGSMTAAAVMIAIPAALVFSWAQRHLVAGLTAGATKS from the coding sequence ATGCGCGACCAACGACGCGGCCCGCTCGCCTCCGTCGGGCTGCACACGACGCTCGTCATCGCCTCCGCCGTCGCGGTCTTCCCGCCGCTGTGGCTGGTGGTGACCTCGTTCAAGCCCAAGAGCGAGGCGTTCAGCACCGATGTGGTGAAGAACCCGACGCTGCGGAACTATCAACACGTCCTGGGCGACACCGAGTTCCTGACCTGGTTCGGCAACTCGCTGTTCATCGTGGTCATCACCACGATCCTGGGCGTCTTCATCGCGGCCACCACCGGCTACGCCGTCAGCCGCTTCCGCTTTCCCGGGATGCGCCCGCTGATGTGGCTGCTGCTGATCACCCAGATGTTCCCGGTGGCCATCCTCATCGTGCCGCTGTACAACATCATGTCGACGCTGGGCTGGCTCAACCAGCCGATCTCGCTCATCGTCACCTACCTCACCGTCGCCGTGCCGTTCTGCGCCTGGATGATGAAGGGCTTCTTCGACACCATCCCGGTGGAGATCGACGAATCGGGCCGGGTCGACGGCCTCAACCCGTTCGGGACCTTCTGGCGTCTGGTCGTCCCGCTGGCCAAGCCGGGGCTCGCGGTGACCGCGTTCTACACCTTCATCACCGCCTGGGCCGAGGTGGCCTACGCCTCCGCCTTCATGACGGGCGAGGACAACCTCACGCTCGCCGCCGGGCTGCAGACCTTCGTCAACCAGTACACCTCCGACTGGGGCTCCATGACGGCCGCGGCCGTCATGATCGCCATCCCGGCGGCGCTGGTGTTCTCCTGGGCCCAGCGCCACCTCGTGGCGGGGCTCACGGCCGGAGCGACCAAGTCGTGA
- a CDS encoding carbohydrate ABC transporter permease, producing MAVDTSRPLDPAAGAKGARGRGGRVHKDGTPPRGRIRHALARHWYAWAMVAPVVVVVGLIIGYPLVRGLYLSLTDANEANVERTIGINHIPATYKTVGLDNFKAILQDQVFWDRLGWTVTWTVCCVALTFSIGLGLAVLLNRRFAGRTLYRSLLILPWAVPAFVSVFAWRLLYNEKNGILNKVLDGGGIDAVPWLNDPTMAKASVIAVNIWLGVPFMLVALLGGLQSIPGELYEAAEMDGASPWQRFRHITLPGLRSVSSTVILLSTIWTFNMFPVIFLLTRGGPGDATEILVTYAYRLSFVNSPRDFAGASAWGVLILLILMLFAVVYRRSLRKQGEVW from the coding sequence ATGGCTGTCGACACCAGCCGGCCGCTGGACCCGGCCGCGGGCGCGAAGGGCGCCCGCGGCCGGGGCGGCCGGGTTCACAAAGATGGAACTCCGCCACGGGGCCGCATCCGCCACGCGCTGGCCCGCCACTGGTACGCCTGGGCCATGGTCGCGCCCGTCGTGGTCGTCGTCGGGCTGATCATCGGCTATCCGCTGGTCCGCGGCCTGTATCTGTCGCTGACCGACGCCAACGAGGCCAACGTCGAGCGCACCATCGGGATCAACCACATCCCCGCCACCTACAAGACGGTCGGCCTCGACAACTTCAAGGCCATCCTGCAGGACCAGGTCTTCTGGGACCGGCTCGGCTGGACCGTCACCTGGACCGTCTGCTGTGTGGCGCTCACCTTCTCGATCGGCCTGGGCCTGGCCGTGCTGCTCAACCGGCGGTTCGCCGGACGCACCCTCTACCGGTCGCTGCTGATCCTGCCCTGGGCCGTCCCCGCCTTCGTCTCCGTCTTCGCCTGGCGGCTGCTCTACAACGAGAAGAACGGCATCCTCAACAAGGTGCTGGACGGCGGCGGGATCGACGCGGTGCCCTGGCTCAACGACCCCACCATGGCCAAGGCGTCGGTGATCGCCGTGAACATCTGGCTCGGGGTGCCGTTCATGCTGGTCGCGCTGCTCGGCGGGCTGCAGTCCATCCCCGGTGAGCTCTACGAGGCCGCCGAGATGGACGGGGCGAGCCCCTGGCAGCGGTTCCGCCACATCACCCTGCCCGGGCTGCGCTCGGTCAGCTCCACCGTGATCCTGCTGTCCACCATCTGGACGTTCAACATGTTCCCGGTGATCTTCCTGCTGACCCGCGGCGGACCCGGCGACGCCACCGAGATCCTGGTGACGTACGCCTACCGGCTCTCCTTCGTCAACAGCCCGCGCGACTTCGCCGGCGCCTCGGCCTGGGGTGTGCTGATCCTGCTCATCCTCATGCTCTTCGCGGTGGTCTACCGCCGTTCGCTCCGCAAGCAGGGAGAGGTGTGGTAG
- a CDS encoding extracellular solute-binding protein gives MRRGIAATALVAAMALAATACGGDDGGSGGDKKSGGKLSGTVTYWDTSNEAEKGTYKELALGFAKKHPDVKVNYVNVPFGDALAKFKNAAGSGGSGAPDVLRTEVAWTQDLANIGYLAPLDGTPALADQSDYLPKALAGAEFKGKTYAVPQVIDTLGLFYNKKMLKDAGVQPPKDWTELKAAAKKIKEKTGKTGLYLRGDDAYWYLPFIYGEGGDLLDTGAKQVTIDDEPGVKAFAAARDLVTSKAAETDATDGWDNMQNAIKNGDVAMTINGPWAIEDTLAGKAFKDKSNLGVVPVPAGSKGQGAPQGGQNLTVYAGSKNLDASYAFAQYMSSAEVQAKTTEKLSLLPTRTSVYSDKSVAANPNVKFFKAAVDKAVERPWIPEGNSLFQAILVQFPNVLTGKTSPEKAAKSAGDAYRKLLKGDWK, from the coding sequence ATGCGACGTGGCATAGCGGCCACCGCACTCGTCGCGGCCATGGCGCTCGCGGCGACGGCATGCGGCGGTGACGACGGCGGCAGCGGCGGCGACAAGAAGTCCGGCGGCAAGCTCTCCGGCACCGTGACCTACTGGGACACGTCGAACGAGGCGGAGAAGGGCACCTACAAGGAGCTCGCCCTCGGCTTCGCGAAGAAGCACCCCGACGTCAAGGTCAACTACGTCAATGTGCCCTTCGGCGATGCGCTGGCCAAGTTCAAGAACGCGGCGGGCTCCGGCGGCTCCGGCGCGCCCGATGTGCTGCGCACCGAGGTCGCCTGGACCCAGGACCTCGCCAACATCGGCTATCTCGCCCCGCTGGACGGCACCCCCGCCCTCGCGGACCAGTCCGACTATCTGCCCAAGGCCCTGGCGGGTGCCGAGTTCAAGGGCAAGACCTACGCCGTACCGCAGGTCATCGACACCCTCGGCCTCTTCTACAACAAGAAGATGCTGAAGGACGCCGGGGTCCAGCCGCCCAAGGACTGGACCGAGCTCAAGGCCGCCGCCAAGAAGATCAAGGAGAAGACCGGCAAGACCGGTCTGTATCTGCGCGGCGACGACGCCTACTGGTACCTGCCCTTCATCTACGGCGAGGGCGGCGACCTCCTCGACACCGGCGCCAAGCAGGTCACCATCGACGACGAGCCCGGCGTCAAGGCGTTCGCGGCCGCCCGGGACCTGGTCACCTCCAAGGCGGCGGAGACCGACGCCACCGACGGCTGGGACAACATGCAGAACGCCATCAAGAACGGCGACGTCGCGATGACGATCAACGGGCCGTGGGCGATCGAGGACACCCTGGCGGGCAAGGCGTTCAAGGACAAGTCCAACCTCGGAGTGGTCCCCGTCCCGGCCGGCAGCAAGGGCCAGGGCGCCCCGCAGGGCGGCCAGAACCTCACCGTCTACGCCGGTTCGAAGAACCTGGACGCCTCCTACGCCTTCGCCCAGTACATGAGCTCGGCCGAGGTCCAGGCCAAGACCACCGAGAAGCTCTCCCTGCTGCCCACCCGCACCTCCGTCTACTCCGACAAGTCGGTGGCCGCGAACCCCAATGTGAAGTTCTTCAAGGCCGCCGTGGACAAGGCCGTCGAGCGCCCCTGGATCCCCGAGGGCAACAGCCTCTTCCAGGCGATCCTGGTGCAGTTCCCGAACGTCCTCACCGGCAAGACCTCACCGGAGAAGGCCGCGAAGTCGGCCGGTGACGCGTACCGCAAGCTCCTCAAGGGCGACTGGAAGTAG
- a CDS encoding glycoside hydrolase family 13 protein gives MTQELTTSLPTEPVRPSESPGWWRDAVIYQVYVRSFADSDGDGIGDLRGVRERLPHLAGLGVDAVWLTPFYASPQADGGYDVADYRTVDPLFGTLGDADDLVRTAHELGLRVIVDVVPNHSSDQHPWFREALADRPGGAARTRYHFRRGRGVHGELPPNDWESVFGGPAWTRTTDPDGTPGEWYLHLFAPEQPDLNWDSSEVRAEFDSVLRFWLDLGVDGFRIDVAHGMVKAAGLPDIGRTEQAKLIGSQVLPFFDQDGVHEIHRSWRRLLDSYPGDRIGVAEAWAPTSERLALYVRPDELHQAFNFQFLKCPWDAAAMRQVIDESLAATGSVGAPTTWVLSNHDVVRHTTRYADGGPGRGLARARAAALLTLALPGSSYLYQGEELGLPEVTDLPDELRQDPAFFRTSADGQDGQDGQDGFRDGCRVPLPWTRSGDSYGFGPGGSWLPQPDAWSGLSVEAQTGDPGSTLELYRGALALRRELPGLGDGPMSWLQAPAGVLALSRPGLVCTLNTLAEEVELPVPGRALLSSAPLSYGAGTVRIPPDSCAWWAI, from the coding sequence ATGACCCAGGAGCTCACGACCTCCCTTCCCACCGAGCCGGTGCGACCGTCCGAGAGCCCCGGATGGTGGCGCGACGCCGTCATCTACCAGGTGTACGTACGGTCCTTCGCCGACAGCGACGGCGACGGGATCGGCGATCTGCGCGGGGTGCGGGAGCGGCTGCCGCACCTCGCCGGGCTGGGTGTGGACGCCGTCTGGCTGACCCCCTTCTACGCCTCCCCGCAGGCCGACGGCGGCTACGACGTGGCCGACTACCGCACCGTGGACCCGCTCTTCGGCACCCTCGGCGACGCCGACGACCTGGTGCGCACCGCCCATGAGCTGGGGCTGAGGGTGATCGTGGACGTCGTCCCGAACCACAGCTCGGACCAGCACCCCTGGTTCCGCGAGGCGCTCGCCGACCGGCCCGGCGGCGCGGCCCGCACCCGGTACCACTTCCGCCGCGGCCGCGGCGTGCACGGCGAACTGCCGCCGAACGACTGGGAGTCGGTCTTCGGCGGCCCCGCCTGGACCCGTACCACCGATCCGGACGGCACCCCCGGCGAGTGGTATCTGCACCTCTTCGCCCCTGAGCAGCCCGACCTCAACTGGGACTCCTCCGAGGTGCGTGCCGAATTCGACTCGGTGCTGCGCTTCTGGCTGGACCTGGGCGTGGACGGCTTCCGGATCGATGTCGCGCACGGCATGGTCAAGGCCGCCGGGCTGCCCGACATCGGCCGCACCGAACAGGCCAAGCTGATCGGCTCCCAGGTGCTGCCGTTCTTCGACCAGGACGGGGTGCACGAGATCCACCGCTCCTGGCGCCGGCTGCTGGACTCCTACCCCGGTGACCGGATCGGCGTCGCCGAGGCATGGGCGCCCACCTCCGAGCGGCTGGCCCTCTACGTACGCCCGGACGAGCTGCACCAGGCGTTCAACTTCCAGTTCCTCAAGTGCCCGTGGGACGCGGCCGCGATGCGCCAGGTGATCGACGAGTCGCTGGCCGCGACCGGCTCCGTCGGCGCCCCCACCACCTGGGTGCTCTCCAACCACGACGTGGTCCGGCACACCACCCGTTACGCCGACGGCGGCCCGGGGCGGGGGCTCGCCCGCGCCCGCGCCGCGGCCCTGCTCACCCTCGCGCTGCCCGGCTCGTCCTATCTCTACCAGGGCGAGGAGCTGGGCCTTCCCGAGGTGACCGACCTGCCGGACGAGCTGCGCCAGGACCCGGCCTTCTTCCGCACCTCCGCCGACGGGCAGGACGGCCAGGACGGTCAGGACGGCTTCCGCGACGGCTGCCGGGTGCCCCTGCCCTGGACCCGCTCCGGCGACAGTTACGGCTTCGGCCCCGGCGGGAGCTGGCTGCCCCAGCCGGACGCCTGGTCCGGGCTGTCGGTGGAGGCGCAGACCGGCGACCCCGGCTCCACGCTGGAGCTGTACCGCGGCGCGCTCGCGCTCCGCCGTGAGCTGCCGGGCCTGGGGGACGGGCCGATGAGCTGGCTTCAGGCCCCGGCGGGGGTGCTCGCGCTGTCCCGGCCGGGCCTGGTGTGCACGCTCAACACCCTCGCAGAAGAGGTCGAACTGCCGGTCCCGGGGCGTGCGCTGCTGTCGTCGGCGCCGCTTTCGTACGGGGCCGGAACCGTACGCATTCCGCCTGATTCATGCGCGTGGTGGGCAATCTGA
- a CDS encoding LacI family DNA-binding transcriptional regulator produces the protein MTARLADIAAQAGVSEATVSRVLNGRPGVATATRESVLAALDVLGYERPVRLRQRSAGLVGLITPELENPIFPALAQVIGQALTRQGYTPVLATQTPGGSTEDELTEMLVDRGVAGIIFVSGLHADTSADMQRYDQLRGQGVPFVLVDGFSPKVRAPFISPDDRAAMGLAVTHLVSLGHTRIGLALGPKRFVPVLRKIEGFQQAMRDRLGLSPEESEELIQHSLYTLEGGQAAATALIDRGCTAVVCASDMMALGAIRAARQRGLGVPQNVSVVGFDDSPLIAFTDPPLTTIRKPVQSMGQAAVRALLEEIGGTPTPPSEFVFLPELVVRGSTASAHGVEARGRATGGAA, from the coding sequence ATGACCGCACGGCTTGCTGACATCGCAGCCCAGGCGGGGGTCAGCGAAGCCACCGTCAGCCGCGTCCTCAACGGCAGGCCGGGGGTGGCCACGGCCACCCGCGAGTCCGTCCTCGCCGCCCTGGACGTCCTCGGCTATGAGCGGCCCGTGCGGTTGCGGCAGCGCAGCGCCGGGCTGGTGGGACTGATCACCCCCGAGCTGGAGAACCCGATCTTCCCCGCGCTCGCCCAGGTCATCGGGCAAGCGCTCACCCGGCAGGGCTACACCCCGGTGCTGGCCACCCAGACCCCCGGCGGCTCGACGGAGGACGAGCTGACCGAGATGCTGGTGGACCGGGGCGTGGCCGGGATCATCTTCGTCTCCGGGCTGCACGCGGACACCTCGGCCGATATGCAGCGCTATGACCAGTTGCGCGGCCAGGGTGTTCCGTTCGTGCTGGTGGACGGCTTCTCGCCGAAGGTGCGGGCGCCGTTCATCTCCCCCGACGACCGGGCGGCGATGGGGCTGGCGGTCACCCATCTGGTCTCGCTCGGGCACACCCGGATCGGTCTCGCGCTCGGGCCGAAGCGGTTCGTTCCCGTACTGCGCAAGATCGAAGGCTTCCAGCAGGCGATGCGGGACCGGCTGGGGCTCTCCCCGGAGGAGTCCGAGGAGCTGATCCAGCATTCGCTGTACACCCTGGAGGGCGGCCAGGCGGCGGCGACCGCGCTGATCGACCGGGGCTGTACGGCGGTGGTGTGCGCGAGCGACATGATGGCGCTGGGCGCCATCCGGGCGGCCCGGCAGCGGGGTCTGGGGGTCCCTCAGAACGTCTCGGTGGTCGGCTTCGACGACTCCCCGCTGATCGCCTTCACCGATCCGCCGCTGACCACCATCCGTAAGCCGGTGCAGTCGATGGGGCAGGCGGCGGTGCGGGCGCTGCTGGAGGAGATCGGCGGCACTCCGACCCCGCCCAGCGAGTTCGTCTTCCTTCCCGAACTGGTGGTGCGCGGCTCGACGGCATCGGCCCACGGGGTGGAGGCGCGGGGCCGGGCGACCGGGGGCGCGGCTTAG
- a CDS encoding phosphatase PAP2 family protein encodes MATPALLADTDAARAPHHTMRDRLRTPRRPRLWFEIVLIAVSYWTYSLIRNAVPEQRPEALRNAGWIWEWEHRLGMAFERGVNHAIDSVSWLIVGMNYYYATLHFIVTLGVLVWLYHWHPGRYAATRLALFATTGVALLGYYFFPLAPPRLMSGGHFIDTVVAHHTWGSMASGNLADMSNQYAAMPSMHIGWSLWCGLTIATLARPVWVKVLGLLYPSATLLVIVATANHFWMDAVGGVVCLSFGFVLSCAWYGSLPYRLPKQVAVICTA; translated from the coding sequence ATGGCCACCCCGGCACTTCTCGCGGACACCGATGCGGCACGGGCGCCGCACCACACCATGAGGGACCGGTTGCGTACGCCCAGAAGGCCCCGGCTCTGGTTCGAGATCGTCCTCATCGCCGTCAGTTACTGGACATATTCGCTGATTCGCAACGCCGTTCCGGAGCAGCGGCCGGAGGCGCTGCGCAACGCGGGCTGGATCTGGGAGTGGGAGCACCGGCTCGGCATGGCCTTCGAACGGGGCGTCAACCATGCGATCGACTCGGTGAGCTGGCTCATCGTGGGCATGAACTACTACTACGCGACGCTCCACTTCATCGTGACGCTCGGCGTGCTGGTGTGGCTCTACCACTGGCATCCGGGCCGCTACGCCGCCACCCGGCTCGCGCTCTTCGCGACCACGGGCGTGGCCCTGCTCGGCTACTACTTCTTTCCGCTGGCCCCGCCCCGGCTGATGAGCGGCGGACATTTCATCGACACCGTCGTGGCGCACCACACCTGGGGCTCGATGGCCTCGGGGAACCTCGCCGATATGTCGAACCAGTACGCGGCGATGCCCTCGATGCACATCGGCTGGTCGCTGTGGTGTGGTCTGACCATCGCCACGCTGGCCCGTCCGGTGTGGGTGAAGGTGCTGGGGCTGCTCTACCCCTCGGCCACGCTGCTGGTGATCGTCGCCACCGCCAACCACTTCTGGATGGACGCGGTCGGCGGGGTCGTCTGTCTCTCCTTCGGTTTCGTGCTGTCGTGCGCGTGGTACGGCTCGCTGCCGTACCGGCTGCCGAAGCAGGTGGCCGTGATCTGCACGGCTTGA